A genomic region of Streptomyces rimosus contains the following coding sequences:
- a CDS encoding GNAT family N-acetyltransferase — protein sequence MTDTATPRHPETGRRSETWQLSAVPDDSPVATALFREYYSEVAARYHVVHGFPPITPEEIDEGLAEYPVGQFVPPRGELFIVRQGGEAAGCGGLLLLDGGRTAELKRVFIREPWRGRGAAGALMRGLERRAAELGAERLRLDTRSDLVEAVAMYRAYGYGEIPAYKEDPYSDLFFEKAVS from the coding sequence ATGACCGACACCGCGACCCCGCGCCACCCCGAGACCGGGCGCCGGTCCGAGACCTGGCAGCTCTCGGCCGTCCCCGACGACTCCCCCGTCGCCACGGCCCTGTTCCGCGAGTACTACTCCGAGGTCGCGGCGCGCTACCACGTCGTGCACGGGTTTCCGCCGATCACGCCCGAGGAGATCGACGAGGGCTTGGCGGAGTACCCGGTGGGGCAGTTCGTGCCGCCGCGCGGCGAATTGTTCATCGTGCGGCAGGGCGGGGAGGCCGCCGGGTGCGGCGGGCTGCTGCTCCTCGACGGCGGGCGTACGGCGGAGCTGAAGCGGGTGTTCATCCGCGAGCCGTGGCGTGGGCGGGGAGCCGCGGGCGCCCTGATGCGCGGCCTCGAACGGCGCGCGGCGGAACTGGGCGCCGAACGGCTCCGGTTGGACACCCGGAGCGACCTGGTGGAGGCCGTCGCGATGTACCGGGCGTACGGGTACGGGGAGATTCCCGCGTACAAGGAGGACCCGTATTCGGACCTCTTCTTCGAGAAGGCGGTGTCCTGA
- a CDS encoding antibiotic biosynthesis monooxygenase family protein has product MSIVKINVLTVPAEQREVLEKRFGARAGSVESSDGFEWFELLRPLEGTDQYLVYTRWRDEQAFQAWMEGPMKAAHQGGGTEGGERPKPAASGSTLWSFEVVQQAGPKEQG; this is encoded by the coding sequence ATGAGCATCGTGAAGATCAATGTGCTGACCGTGCCCGCCGAACAGCGGGAGGTCCTGGAGAAGCGCTTCGGCGCGCGGGCCGGTTCCGTGGAGTCGTCGGACGGGTTCGAGTGGTTCGAGCTGCTGCGCCCGCTGGAGGGCACCGACCAGTATCTGGTCTACACCCGCTGGCGGGACGAGCAGGCGTTCCAAGCATGGATGGAAGGGCCGATGAAGGCCGCGCACCAGGGTGGCGGCACGGAGGGCGGCGAGCGGCCCAAGCCCGCCGCTTCCGGGTCCACGCTGTGGTCGTTCGAGGTCGTGCAGCAGGCCGGGCCGAAGGAACAGGGCTGA
- a CDS encoding DUF2000 domain-containing protein, translating to MSTDITTATADGTPAGTPERFPTKIAIVVREDLAGWQKLNVTAFLASGIAHADDAIMGKRYEDGSGNDYLALFREPVLCLTADPAGLARTRARALSRELPTALYTADMFATGNDDDNRAVVRAVPADALDLVGVAVHGPRKQVDKVIKGLKLHG from the coding sequence ATGAGCACGGACATCACCACCGCAACAGCCGACGGGACGCCCGCCGGAACCCCGGAACGCTTTCCCACCAAGATCGCCATCGTGGTCCGCGAAGACCTGGCCGGCTGGCAGAAACTGAACGTCACGGCCTTCCTGGCGAGCGGTATCGCGCACGCCGACGACGCCATCATGGGCAAGCGCTACGAGGACGGTTCGGGCAACGACTACCTCGCGCTGTTCCGCGAGCCCGTACTGTGCCTCACCGCCGACCCGGCCGGCCTGGCCCGTACCCGCGCCCGCGCCCTCTCCCGCGAACTGCCCACCGCCCTGTATACGGCGGACATGTTCGCCACCGGCAACGACGACGACAACCGCGCGGTGGTACGCGCCGTCCCCGCCGACGCCCTCGACCTGGTGGGCGTGGCGGTCCACGGCCCCCGCAAACAGGTCGACAAGGTGATCAAGGGACTGAAGCTGCACGGCTGA
- a CDS encoding nitroreductase family deazaflavin-dependent oxidoreductase encodes MSNSAAGQGPSKTPRAARVVGRPERPTGWKRLAFRAPIHLYRLGLGGIFGRRLLLLEHLGRTSGKTRRVVLEVVAYDRQARTWTLASGFGPGAQWYRNLQEQPRATIQVGRRRCAVIAHFLPAEEGGRIMARYAAKNPKAAKALTAYMRIEVDGTAEGYRQAGENIPFVRLVEQ; translated from the coding sequence ATGTCGAACTCAGCAGCGGGGCAGGGGCCGTCGAAGACGCCGCGGGCGGCGCGGGTGGTGGGACGTCCGGAGCGGCCGACCGGCTGGAAGCGGCTCGCCTTCCGTGCGCCGATCCACCTCTACCGGCTCGGCCTCGGCGGGATATTCGGCAGGCGGCTGCTGCTTCTGGAACACCTCGGCCGGACGTCGGGCAAGACCCGCCGCGTCGTCCTGGAAGTCGTCGCGTACGACCGGCAGGCCCGCACCTGGACGCTGGCCTCCGGCTTCGGTCCGGGCGCGCAGTGGTACCGCAACCTCCAGGAACAACCACGCGCCACCATCCAGGTCGGCCGCCGCCGGTGCGCCGTCATCGCGCACTTCCTGCCCGCCGAGGAGGGCGGCCGGATCATGGCGCGCTATGCGGCGAAGAACCCCAAGGCGGCCAAGGCGTTGACGGCATACATGAGAATCGAGGTCGACGGCACGGCTGAGGGCTATCGGCAGGCGGGGGAGAACATACCGTTCGTACGGCTCGTGGAGCAGTGA
- the proP gene encoding glycine betaine/L-proline transporter ProP, producing the protein MPTQSPVAQRTRTGGPAPDQADTAEADEPEKREKGGDDVTVVDPSMVKRAVSAAAVGNAMEWFDFGVYSYIAVTLGQVFFPSGNPTAQLLSTFGTFAAAFLVRPIGGMVFGPLGDRIGRQKILAITMIMMAAGTFAIGLIPSYASIGVWAPILLLVARLVQGFSTGGEYGGASTFIAEYAPDKKRGFMGSWLEFGTLAGYVGGAGLVTLLTWLLRDNHDALLSWGWRIPFLIAGPMGIIGLYLRMRLEETPAFAQLEKEARSKEKERREAEKKLGLREMVFGQWRAMLLCVGLVLVFNVTDYMLLSYMPSYLTSELKYDETHGLLVVLAVMVVMMCVQPFAGRLTDRFGRRPVIATGCVGFLVLSVPALLLIRQGSLVGVALGMAVLGLLLVCFTSTMPSTLPALFPTKVRYGSLSIGFNVSVSVFGGTTPLVVTALIGATGNNMMPAFYMMAAAVIGGIAVLLMTESACKPLPGSPPAVETESEARALRKAAKSAAGAGSAAGKRRVAESPA; encoded by the coding sequence GTGCCGACGCAGTCACCCGTCGCACAGCGGACCCGTACCGGTGGTCCCGCACCCGATCAGGCCGATACGGCCGAAGCGGATGAACCGGAGAAGCGGGAGAAGGGCGGCGACGACGTCACGGTCGTCGATCCGTCCATGGTCAAGCGGGCCGTCTCGGCGGCGGCGGTCGGCAACGCGATGGAGTGGTTCGACTTCGGCGTCTACAGCTACATCGCGGTCACGCTGGGACAGGTCTTCTTCCCGTCCGGCAACCCGACCGCGCAGTTGCTGTCGACGTTCGGCACCTTCGCCGCGGCGTTCCTGGTCCGCCCCATCGGCGGCATGGTCTTCGGTCCGCTCGGCGACCGCATCGGCCGGCAGAAGATCCTGGCCATCACGATGATCATGATGGCGGCGGGCACCTTCGCCATCGGCCTGATCCCCTCGTACGCCTCCATCGGCGTCTGGGCGCCGATCCTGCTGCTGGTCGCCCGGCTGGTCCAGGGCTTCTCCACCGGCGGCGAGTACGGCGGCGCCTCGACCTTCATCGCCGAGTACGCGCCCGACAAGAAGCGCGGCTTCATGGGCAGCTGGCTGGAGTTCGGCACGCTCGCCGGCTACGTCGGCGGCGCCGGCCTGGTCACGCTGCTGACCTGGCTCCTGCGCGACAACCACGACGCGCTGCTCTCCTGGGGCTGGCGCATCCCGTTCCTGATCGCGGGCCCGATGGGCATCATCGGCCTCTACCTGCGGATGCGGCTGGAGGAGACCCCCGCCTTCGCGCAGCTGGAGAAGGAGGCGCGGAGCAAGGAGAAGGAGCGCCGGGAGGCCGAGAAGAAGCTCGGCCTGCGCGAGATGGTCTTCGGCCAGTGGCGCGCGATGCTGCTCTGCGTCGGCCTGGTCCTGGTCTTCAACGTCACCGACTACATGCTGCTGTCGTACATGCCGAGCTACCTGACCTCGGAGCTGAAGTACGACGAGACGCACGGGCTGCTGGTCGTGCTGGCCGTCATGGTCGTGATGATGTGCGTCCAGCCCTTCGCGGGCCGGCTCACCGACCGCTTCGGGCGCCGCCCGGTCATCGCGACCGGCTGCGTCGGCTTCCTGGTGCTGTCCGTACCGGCCCTGCTGCTGATCCGCCAGGGTTCGCTGGTCGGCGTCGCGCTGGGCATGGCCGTCCTCGGCCTGCTGCTGGTGTGCTTCACGTCCACCATGCCGTCCACGCTGCCCGCGCTCTTCCCGACGAAGGTGCGCTACGGCTCGCTGTCCATCGGCTTCAACGTGTCGGTGTCGGTCTTCGGCGGTACGACTCCGCTGGTGGTGACCGCGTTGATCGGCGCCACGGGCAACAACATGATGCCCGCGTTCTACATGATGGCCGCCGCCGTGATCGGCGGGATCGCGGTCCTGCTGATGACGGAGAGCGCGTGCAAGCCGCTGCCGGGGTCGCCGCCTGCGGTGGAGACGGAGTCGGAGGCGCGCGCGCTGCGCAAGGCCGCGAAGTCCGCTGCGGGGGCCGGTTCGGCCGCCGGCAAGCGGCGGGTCGCGGAGTCGCCTGCCTGA
- a CDS encoding superoxide dismutase family protein, whose translation MSIATAVLTASLAMAPAAAPAMGVQCTGVTVRAHFAASPTGEAVTYDQALVPEGSRVTVVEKRYGSGKDARTSVSLRLSGLVPDRTYGAHVHTKPCGPKPNDSGPHYQNVPDPVQPSTDPAYANPRNEVWLDMKTDEDGRGSSTATVAWHVRYGEARSVVVHEHGTHTEPGQAGTAGARLACVNVPLA comes from the coding sequence ATGTCTATCGCTACGGCAGTGCTGACCGCATCACTGGCAATGGCGCCGGCCGCCGCGCCGGCCATGGGAGTGCAGTGCACCGGCGTGACCGTCCGCGCGCACTTCGCGGCGTCCCCGACGGGCGAGGCCGTCACCTATGACCAGGCCCTGGTGCCCGAGGGCAGCCGGGTCACGGTCGTGGAGAAGCGGTACGGCTCCGGCAAGGACGCCCGTACGTCCGTTTCCCTGCGCCTGTCCGGGCTGGTCCCCGACCGTACGTACGGCGCCCATGTCCACACCAAGCCCTGCGGCCCGAAGCCCAACGACTCCGGCCCGCACTACCAGAACGTCCCCGACCCCGTGCAGCCCTCGACCGACCCCGCCTATGCGAACCCCCGCAACGAGGTCTGGCTCGACATGAAGACGGACGAGGACGGCCGCGGCTCCTCGACCGCCACGGTCGCCTGGCACGTCCGCTACGGAGAGGCCCGCTCCGTGGTCGTCCACGAGCACGGAACGCACACCGAACCGGGCCAGGCGGGAACCGCGGGCGCCCGCCTGGCCTGCGTGAACGTACCGCTGGCCTGA